The following coding sequences are from one Arcobacter nitrofigilis DSM 7299 window:
- a CDS encoding energy transducer TonB has product MTNSNNKKFEEQSELRHLVYLRDKDETKIERKKRIQEKPKVKKLEQKPKFVKKYSTEPEKNVKIVPFKIQQKIEISKISSLSGAKVILDANTLAPLKKVNPKYPRHAKSKKQEGYVKLIFDIGKDGYVSNVRVVESNPEGVFENSSISAIKRWKFNRSEYSKTATIKFNFRLAR; this is encoded by the coding sequence ATGACAAATAGCAATAATAAAAAATTTGAAGAACAAAGTGAATTACGACATTTAGTCTATTTAAGAGATAAAGATGAGACAAAAATAGAAAGAAAAAAAAGAATTCAAGAGAAACCAAAAGTTAAAAAATTAGAGCAAAAACCAAAATTTGTCAAAAAATACTCCACAGAACCTGAAAAAAATGTAAAGATTGTTCCTTTTAAAATTCAACAAAAAATTGAGATATCAAAAATCTCATCACTCTCTGGAGCAAAAGTTATTTTAGATGCAAATACTTTAGCACCACTAAAAAAAGTAAATCCAAAATATCCAAGACATGCAAAATCTAAAAAACAAGAGGGTTATGTAAAATTGATTTTTGATATTGGGAAAGATGGATATGTTTCAAATGTTAGAGTAGTAGAATCCAATCCTGAAGGTGTTTTTGAAAATAGTTCAATTAGTGCAATTAAAAGATGGAAATTTAACAGAAGTGAATACTCAAAAACTGCCACTATAAA
- a CDS encoding ExbD/TolR family protein — translation MRRFSQHRHKEETEINLTPMLDVVFIMLIFFIVTTSFVKETGIEVNRPSAKSSEQKGKANILIAIKNNNEIWIDKRMVDIRSIRANIERLKALNSQNSVVIQSDVDSKTGILVKVMDQIRLAGIFNISISTLRDN, via the coding sequence ATGAGAAGATTTTCACAACATAGACATAAAGAAGAGACAGAAATCAATCTAACACCAATGCTTGATGTTGTTTTTATTATGTTGATTTTTTTTATTGTTACAACCTCTTTTGTCAAAGAAACAGGTATAGAAGTAAATCGTCCAAGTGCAAAATCCTCAGAACAAAAAGGTAAAGCAAATATTCTTATTGCTATAAAAAACAATAATGAAATATGGATTGATAAAAGAATGGTAGATATACGCTCAATTAGAGCTAATATAGAAAGATTAAAAGCCTTAAATTCTCAAAATTCTGTTGTAATACAATCAGATGTAGATTCTAAAACTGGTATCTTAGTAAAAGTAATGGATCAAATAAGACTTGCAGGTATTTTTAATATCTCGATTTCTACATTAAGAGATAACTAA
- a CDS encoding MotA/TolQ/ExbB proton channel family protein — MIDLYIDDLFSFFDKGGLVLYFVFFLAIILWTLLIERYMYVSFTYKKEKKAIIKELKNIHSQNRFKDEIKRYFLHSSSFKLKSGLDLIKTMIMVCPLIGLLGTVTGMIEVFDVMAITGSSDVKSMANGVSMATIPTMAGMAVALSGILFEKKLELSIRYKIQKFELELSKVI, encoded by the coding sequence ATGATTGATTTATATATAGATGATCTATTCTCTTTTTTTGATAAGGGAGGCTTAGTTTTATATTTTGTTTTTTTTCTTGCAATTATTTTATGGACACTATTAATTGAGCGATATATGTATGTTAGTTTTACCTATAAAAAAGAGAAAAAAGCAATTATAAAAGAACTTAAAAATATCCATAGTCAAAATAGATTTAAAGATGAGATTAAAAGATATTTTCTTCACAGCTCATCTTTTAAACTAAAATCAGGTCTTGATTTAATCAAAACTATGATTATGGTTTGTCCATTAATTGGTCTATTAGGAACTGTTACGGGAATGATTGAAGTATTTGATGTTATGGCAATTACTGGAAGTAGTGATGTGAAATCTATGGCAAATGGTGTATCAATGGCTACTATTCCAACCATGGCAGGAATGGCTGTAGCACTTAGTGGTATTTTATTTGAAAAAAAACTAGAACTTTCAATTAGATATAAAATACAAAAATTTGAATTAGAACTTTCCAAGGTAATATAA
- a CDS encoding MotA/TolQ/ExbB proton channel family protein, giving the protein MIRYLLTVALFSTLSFSIDLHSLLQSVQNDSKKEIQAEQKRLKTFIDNKEKQKKLLKQTEEELKKEELRTDKLKKLIDEKEKVLAKKEEELKIKAANLGEIFGSVRQTSSDFLINFQSSLTASEDPNKEEQFLKLSNSKKLANIHELKDFWYSMLDEIIKSGNIAQYDADVILASGEKTKEKVTRVGLFAATSNGKYLTYSNDMKSLVELTVQPSDSAVQLAKDFESSNEISNIIIDPTRGTLFEMIANNPTIMDRLTQGGIVGYIILILGALGLLFALFKIIVLNISSIKIKKQMKNISKINQDNSLGKIAHIFYENSNDSINDLEIKIGQAILKETTQIKKGQSFVKLLAAVTPLLGLLGTVTGMIATFQAITLFGTGDPKLMAGGISTALITTVLGLVTAIPLLFAYTYISSKSEELVSILEEQSIGLLAKTLK; this is encoded by the coding sequence ATGATACGATATTTACTTACAGTAGCTCTTTTTAGCACTTTATCATTTTCAATTGATTTACATTCACTTTTACAAAGTGTTCAAAATGATTCAAAAAAAGAAATACAAGCAGAACAAAAAAGATTAAAAACATTTATTGATAATAAAGAAAAACAAAAAAAGCTACTTAAGCAAACAGAAGAAGAGCTTAAAAAAGAAGAACTACGAACTGATAAATTAAAAAAACTAATTGATGAGAAAGAAAAAGTTTTAGCCAAAAAAGAAGAAGAGCTAAAAATAAAAGCAGCTAATTTGGGTGAAATATTTGGAAGTGTAAGACAAACTTCTTCTGATTTTTTAATTAACTTTCAAAGTTCATTAACAGCATCAGAAGATCCAAATAAAGAAGAACAATTTTTAAAACTATCAAATTCTAAAAAACTTGCAAATATCCATGAGTTAAAAGATTTTTGGTATTCAATGTTAGATGAAATTATCAAAAGTGGAAATATTGCACAATATGATGCTGATGTAATTTTAGCTTCAGGAGAAAAGACAAAAGAGAAAGTTACTAGAGTTGGTTTATTTGCTGCCACATCAAATGGTAAATATTTAACTTATTCAAATGATATGAAATCATTAGTGGAATTAACTGTTCAACCAAGTGATTCAGCAGTTCAATTAGCAAAAGATTTTGAATCATCAAATGAAATTTCAAATATCATTATTGATCCAACAAGAGGTACACTTTTTGAGATGATTGCAAATAATCCTACAATAATGGACAGGCTAACGCAAGGTGGAATTGTAGGATATATTATTTTGATATTAGGAGCCTTAGGTTTACTATTTGCTTTATTTAAAATAATCGTATTAAATATTAGTTCAATAAAAATCAAAAAACAGATGAAAAATATATCTAAGATTAACCAAGATAATTCATTAGGGAAGATTGCACATATTTTTTATGAAAACTCAAATGATTCTATTAATGACTTAGAAATTAAAATCGGTCAAGCAATTTTAAAAGAAACAACACAAATAAAAAAAGGCCAAAGTTTTGTAAAACTTCTAGCAGCTGTTACTCCTTTATTGGGATTATTGGGAACAGTTACAGGAATGATTGCAACTTTTCAAGCCATAACTTTATTTGGTACAGGTGATCCAAAACTTATGGCAGGTGGTATTTCAACTGCATTGATTACTACTGTTTTAGGATTAGTTACAGCAATACCACTTCTTTTTGCATATACGTATATCTCTTCAAAATCAGAAGAACTTGTATCTATATTAGAAGAACAAAGTATTGGGTTATTAGCAAAAACATTGAAATAA
- a CDS encoding DUF3450 domain-containing protein — MFKTFNCLILFAFISTGLFASDLDKSLNVIQKSNDTLKSYQKKIDKSEDIRETLFDQYKQKNAQLRNTQKYNEQLEKIILSQKEELNSINQQLIDIEQTKKNIYPLMLEMISSLKILIESDTPFLLQEREERVKRLEDSLSKADIKTNEKFRIILEAFKIEYDYAKTIEAYQEKIGNTSYNILRLGRVALYYQSLDLKNYGYYNKETKKWQEITDNTSKSNIRKAIKIAKKQGNVTLLNLPFLAKKEAK; from the coding sequence ATGTTTAAAACATTTAATTGTCTTATACTTTTTGCTTTTATATCAACAGGACTTTTTGCTTCAGATTTGGACAAATCCCTTAATGTAATACAAAAAAGTAATGATACACTAAAGTCATATCAGAAAAAAATTGATAAAAGTGAAGATATACGAGAAACACTTTTTGACCAGTATAAACAAAAAAATGCTCAGTTAAGAAATACTCAAAAATATAATGAGCAACTAGAAAAAATCATTCTCTCTCAAAAAGAAGAACTTAATAGCATAAATCAACAATTAATTGATATTGAACAAACAAAAAAGAATATCTACCCTCTTATGTTAGAGATGATTAGTTCATTAAAAATATTAATAGAGTCTGATACACCATTTTTACTACAAGAAAGAGAAGAAAGGGTAAAAAGACTTGAAGATAGTCTTTCAAAAGCAGATATAAAAACAAATGAAAAATTTAGAATTATCCTTGAAGCGTTTAAAATAGAATATGACTATGCTAAAACAATAGAAGCATATCAAGAAAAAATAGGCAATACAAGTTACAACATTTTACGACTTGGAAGAGTAGCTTTATATTATCAAAGTTTGGATTTGAAAAATTATGGTTACTACAATAAAGAGACTAAAAAATGGCAAGAAATTACAGATAATACTTCAAAATCAAATATAAGAAAAGCTATTAAAATAGCAAAAAAACAAGGGAATGTAACTTTGCTAAACTTACCCTTTTTAGCTAAAAAGGAAGCAAAATGA
- a CDS encoding PepSY-associated TM helix domain-containing protein: protein MNKRLFNIHKLIGINVLLFFFISIFFGILTIFRPYVSFWEDSQKHISNIEIQNINFEKCLKEIKKRKYIGEDGKVMRNDFIKLLLPAKEFKSTNLIQLSNRPNFYLNPNTCKKIKPKSFTISKFFEMIHYGRIFKSLIAQMIFGFAAVAVVFLSLSGIVLIIKNNYKNKKTKSVKGFFAKYHRLLLLYTLPLVFMFGLTGALFNLGIYSTPVMTNYLTHSKTSNLLTVDKNILLDRDLKLYPPSQKVKTLDINTLYKKAKESFSDISFYSIQIYNLDDVKARVKFIGYEPKTFFISSVYNESYVVLNGTNGEIISKKSASDGTFVEKTLDSVFYLHFVRTFSDIPRILFALICFIILFGITASLLLWMHRAKKDKFTYKVLEPLSYTVVLGSLLSCSLLFATTWMIPKQYMHFNLLNNLYNTQEVLFYISFILIFIYIKIVSSLYKASKYALFFSGILFIIASISHNLTSGFNIYKSYKLGLNEIFFTDLVLFCLGLLLIYFSYKLPIKYFIETPKNEHGK, encoded by the coding sequence ATGAATAAAAGATTATTTAATATACACAAACTAATAGGTATAAACGTTTTACTATTTTTCTTTATTTCAATATTTTTTGGTATTTTAACTATATTTAGACCTTATGTTAGTTTTTGGGAAGATAGCCAAAAACATATTTCTAATATAGAAATCCAAAATATAAATTTTGAAAAATGCTTAAAAGAGATAAAAAAAAGAAAATATATAGGTGAAGATGGTAAAGTTATGAGAAATGACTTTATAAAACTTCTATTACCAGCAAAAGAGTTTAAATCAACTAACTTGATTCAACTAAGTAATAGACCAAATTTTTATCTAAATCCAAATACCTGTAAAAAAATCAAACCTAAAAGTTTTACTATTTCAAAGTTTTTTGAAATGATACATTATGGTCGTATTTTCAAATCTTTAATTGCCCAAATGATTTTCGGTTTTGCTGCTGTTGCTGTTGTATTTTTATCTCTTAGTGGAATAGTATTAATCATAAAAAATAATTACAAGAATAAAAAGACTAAAAGTGTAAAAGGTTTTTTTGCCAAGTACCATAGACTTTTATTATTGTATACCTTGCCTTTAGTTTTTATGTTTGGATTAACAGGAGCTCTATTTAATCTAGGAATATATAGTACTCCTGTTATGACTAATTATTTAACACATTCAAAAACATCAAATCTATTAACTGTGGATAAAAATATATTATTAGATAGAGATTTAAAACTCTATCCACCTTCACAAAAAGTAAAAACATTAGATATTAATACTCTATACAAAAAAGCCAAAGAGTCTTTTTCTGATATCTCTTTTTATTCTATACAAATATACAATCTAGATGATGTAAAAGCTAGGGTTAAATTTATAGGATATGAACCTAAAACATTTTTTATAAGTTCTGTATACAATGAAAGCTATGTAGTTTTAAATGGTACAAATGGTGAAATTATCTCTAAAAAAAGTGCTAGTGATGGAACATTTGTTGAAAAAACTTTAGATTCTGTATTTTATTTACACTTTGTAAGAACATTTAGTGATATTCCAAGAATTCTCTTTGCACTTATATGTTTTATTATTTTATTTGGGATTACAGCTTCACTATTATTGTGGATGCATAGAGCAAAAAAAGATAAATTTACATATAAAGTTCTTGAACCTTTGAGTTATACAGTTGTTTTAGGTTCACTTTTAAGTTGTAGTTTATTATTTGCAACAACTTGGATGATTCCAAAACAATATATGCATTTTAATCTTTTAAATAACCTTTATAATACTCAAGAAGTACTATTTTATATCTCCTTTATATTAATATTTATTTATATAAAAATTGTGTCTTCTTTATATAAAGCAAGTAAATATGCTCTATTTTTTAGTGGGATATTATTTATAATTGCAAGTATTTCACATAATCTTACAAGTGGATTTAACATCTATAAATCTTACAAATTAGGCTTAAATGAAATATTTTTTACTGATTTAGTTTTATTTTGTTTGGGATTATTATTAATATATTTTTCATATAAACTTCCCATTAAATATTTTATTGAAACTCCCAAAAATGAGCATGGCAAATAA
- a CDS encoding TonB-dependent siderophore receptor produces the protein MKLSNILCASLISVCTSSFLQAEDTSSDITQDVIGYQESAYGQLKGIVATKSSTGSKMDIDITEIPQSVSVITNDMMNTIGAQSIQNVTSYVSAVTQPYGENGDHRTNYGKLRGIGYLYKSTFLDGMKLLYAGHLIPNIDPYALERVEVLKGPASVLYGASAPGGLINMQSKTPIIEPLKEIGISYASNNNKSVFADISDVINEKTLFRLTGKYKEGDNELQDSTNKSYFFNPSLTYYIDDDSSIDVIASVAKDQIKGLGMSFSGAKSILNYHNSIADKAATIRAYLNSLSMSLTPAYDDNIRNSAATVNALNLPDDLLIGLKDKEIFEKNHKSISTVYKNNINDDLKFRSNIRVMKMDGKYNYSTPSATGLFPLLQSSSPDLTQFPLEYSEINSKLKTFATDNNLQYTAKTENAEYTSLIGIDFQYSDYDRTTTKPTQYTYDLTTRQPTSIPSASNAYTEDFNQKSFQTGLYAQSQIKTYNNFIISSSLRYDKLKQKKTDHLKNTKNSQKDNNLSGRFGLSYLFDNGITPYISYSTSFQSNIGSGFDGNTFDPSIGKQVEAGIKYKPNNLDALFTVAVFSLKEKDIVQSDPKHTGYSIQQGDAEVKGLEFNIIASPTENLNTVFSFSKMTGKEVNMANHAYEGRDLADIPDFSVRLWTDYTFPKTPIGDFKIGAGVKYIGKSKALSVDQFDLPSRPQKLYDVDEYTIVDALIGTKYNNWDISLNIYNLFDKEARLNNNSIQSAQTASRSFMFTTKYKF, from the coding sequence ATGAAGTTAAGTAATATATTATGTGCAAGCTTAATTAGTGTTTGTACTAGCTCTTTTTTACAGGCAGAAGATACATCTTCAGATATTACACAAGATGTTATTGGATATCAAGAAAGTGCTTATGGACAATTAAAAGGTATTGTTGCAACTAAAAGTTCAACAGGTTCTAAAATGGACATTGATATTACAGAAATTCCACAATCGGTATCTGTCATTACCAATGATATGATGAATACCATTGGTGCGCAAAGTATTCAAAATGTTACTTCTTATGTATCAGCCGTTACTCAACCATATGGTGAAAATGGTGATCATAGAACAAATTATGGGAAACTAAGAGGTATTGGTTATTTATATAAATCAACATTTTTAGATGGTATGAAACTACTTTATGCTGGTCATTTAATACCTAACATTGATCCTTATGCATTAGAGAGAGTTGAAGTATTAAAAGGTCCAGCATCTGTTCTTTATGGAGCAAGTGCTCCTGGTGGTCTTATTAATATGCAAAGTAAAACTCCTATAATAGAGCCTTTAAAAGAAATAGGTATCTCATATGCTTCAAACAATAATAAATCTGTTTTTGCAGATATAAGTGATGTTATCAATGAAAAAACCCTATTTAGATTGACAGGAAAATATAAAGAAGGGGATAATGAGTTACAAGATTCAACAAATAAATCATACTTTTTTAATCCTTCATTGACATATTATATTGATGATGATAGTTCAATAGATGTTATTGCTTCTGTGGCAAAAGACCAAATCAAAGGTTTGGGAATGAGTTTTAGTGGAGCTAAAAGTATCTTGAACTATCACAATAGTATTGCAGATAAGGCTGCAACTATAAGAGCATATCTTAATAGTCTTAGTATGAGCCTTACACCAGCCTATGATGACAATATAAGAAATTCAGCAGCCACAGTAAATGCTTTAAATCTACCTGATGACTTACTTATTGGTCTAAAAGATAAAGAAATTTTTGAAAAAAATCATAAATCTATTTCAACTGTTTATAAAAACAATATTAATGATGACTTGAAATTTCGTTCAAATATTAGAGTTATGAAAATGGATGGGAAATATAATTATTCAACACCTTCAGCTACTGGATTATTTCCCTTATTACAAAGTTCATCTCCAGATTTAACGCAATTTCCTTTAGAATATTCTGAAATTAACTCTAAATTAAAGACTTTTGCAACAGACAATAATTTACAATATACAGCAAAAACTGAAAATGCAGAATATACTTCATTGATAGGAATAGACTTTCAATACTCAGACTATGATAGAACAACAACTAAGCCTACTCAATATACTTATGATTTAACCACAAGGCAACCAACAAGTATTCCAAGTGCTTCAAATGCATATACCGAGGATTTTAATCAAAAGTCTTTCCAAACAGGTTTATATGCACAAAGTCAAATTAAAACATACAATAATTTTATTATTTCTTCTTCACTGAGATATGACAAATTAAAGCAGAAAAAAACAGATCATCTTAAAAATACAAAAAATTCACAAAAGGATAATAATCTCTCTGGAAGATTTGGCTTGAGTTATCTATTTGATAATGGTATTACTCCTTATATTTCTTATTCTACTTCTTTTCAAAGTAATATTGGATCAGGATTTGATGGAAATACATTTGACCCATCTATTGGTAAGCAAGTTGAAGCTGGTATTAAATATAAACCAAATAATTTAGATGCTTTATTTACAGTAGCAGTATTTAGTTTAAAAGAAAAAGATATAGTGCAAAGTGATCCTAAACATACAGGATATAGTATCCAACAAGGTGATGCAGAAGTAAAAGGTTTAGAGTTTAATATTATTGCAAGTCCTACAGAAAATCTAAATACTGTTTTTTCATTTTCAAAAATGACTGGAAAAGAAGTAAATATGGCAAATCATGCTTATGAGGGAAGAGATTTAGCTGATATTCCTGACTTTTCTGTAAGATTATGGACAGATTATACTTTTCCAAAAACTCCTATAGGTGATTTTAAAATAGGTGCAGGTGTTAAATATATAGGAAAATCAAAAGCTTTAAGTGTTGATCAATTTGATTTACCAAGTAGACCTCAAAAACTTTACGATGTGGATGAGTACACAATTGTTGATGCTTTAATTGGAACAAAATACAATAATTGGGATATCTCTTTAAATATCTATAATTTATTTGATAAAGAAGCTAGATTAAATAACAATTCAATACAAAGTGCCCAGACAGCTAGTAGATCATTTATGTTCACTACAAAATATAAATTTTAA
- the serS gene encoding serine--tRNA ligase encodes MIDIKLLQKDFDEVATALNRKGVSQDILDNLKALSVDAKAKRQEMENVTAEQNSLSKEFGRYKKEGLDIAPLQENINKLKNQKQELEEQVRVLEEELSSIILGVPNMPDSDVPDGADENENVVLETIGEKPNFSFEPKEHWDLGESNGTLDFIRGVKLAKSRFTAMRGQAAKLERALINYMLKFNAERGFEEWYVPFMANTNALQGTGQLPKFGEDLFKIEGEDLYLIPTAEVALTNLYNDEIIPVEELPYLMTSYTPCFRKEAGSAGRDTRGLIRQHQFDKVEMVAITTQEQSEEVFEKMVACASDLLTSLGLAHQKVMLCTGDLGFSATRTIDLEVWLPGQGKYREISSISNTRDFQARRAKIRYKDGKKNILAHTLNGSSLAVGRTLVAIMENYQQEDGTITIPEVLKKYM; translated from the coding sequence ATGATTGATATTAAACTATTACAAAAAGATTTTGATGAAGTTGCAACAGCTTTAAATAGAAAAGGTGTTAGCCAAGATATTTTAGATAATTTAAAAGCCCTTTCAGTTGATGCAAAAGCTAAAAGACAAGAGATGGAAAATGTAACTGCTGAACAAAATTCTTTATCAAAAGAGTTTGGTAGATATAAAAAAGAGGGGCTAGATATTGCACCTTTACAAGAAAATATTAATAAACTTAAAAATCAAAAACAAGAGCTAGAAGAGCAAGTTAGAGTTTTAGAAGAAGAACTTTCATCTATAATTCTAGGTGTTCCAAATATGCCAGATAGTGATGTTCCAGATGGTGCAGATGAGAATGAAAATGTAGTATTAGAAACTATTGGAGAAAAACCAAACTTTTCTTTTGAACCAAAAGAGCATTGGGATTTGGGTGAAAGTAATGGAACACTAGATTTTATAAGAGGTGTAAAACTTGCAAAATCAAGATTTACAGCTATGAGAGGGCAAGCTGCAAAATTAGAGAGAGCACTTATTAACTATATGCTTAAGTTTAACGCAGAACGAGGTTTTGAAGAGTGGTATGTTCCTTTTATGGCAAATACAAATGCTCTTCAAGGAACTGGGCAATTACCAAAATTTGGTGAAGATTTATTTAAAATTGAGGGTGAAGATTTGTATTTGATTCCAACTGCTGAGGTTGCTTTAACAAATCTTTATAATGATGAAATTATACCAGTAGAAGAGTTACCTTATCTTATGACTTCTTATACTCCTTGTTTTAGAAAAGAGGCTGGAAGTGCAGGAAGAGATACTAGAGGACTGATTCGTCAGCATCAGTTTGATAAAGTTGAAATGGTAGCTATTACAACACAAGAACAAAGTGAAGAGGTATTTGAAAAAATGGTTGCTTGTGCAAGTGATTTATTAACTTCACTTGGACTTGCTCATCAGAAAGTTATGCTTTGTACTGGGGATTTAGGATTTAGTGCTACAAGAACTATTGACTTAGAAGTTTGGTTACCAGGTCAAGGTAAATATAGAGAAATCTCTTCTATTTCAAATACAAGAGATTTCCAAGCAAGACGAGCAAAAATAAGATATAAAGATGGTAAGAAAAATATTTTGGCTCACACATTAAATGGTTCTTCTTTAGCAGTCGGGCGAACACTTGTGGCTATTATGGAAAACTATCAACAAGAAGATGGAACTATTACTATTCCAGAAGTTTTAAAAAAATATATGTAA
- a CDS encoding helix-turn-helix domain-containing protein has product MTEEFNVGKKIKFLRKEKKMNAKELAKDAGISYGMLSLLESGSTQGSVETLRKVAKVLGVTIAHLFTNSEDSDLATSPKNLDNENSYVVRKEQRKKISFPDPQYTCELLVPDLQGEIEFLQVNMEPNRITEELIPHTKGGEECDYVIEGEIVVTLNEKEFALSQGDCIRFNPEIPHKIENRSSKKASYLSVITPVSF; this is encoded by the coding sequence TTGACTGAAGAATTTAATGTTGGTAAAAAAATAAAATTTCTTAGAAAAGAAAAAAAGATGAATGCAAAAGAGCTAGCCAAAGATGCTGGTATCTCATATGGAATGCTTTCACTTTTAGAAAGTGGATCAACACAAGGTTCAGTTGAAACTTTAAGAAAAGTTGCAAAGGTTCTTGGTGTAACTATTGCTCATTTATTTACAAACAGTGAAGATAGTGATTTGGCAACAAGCCCAAAAAATCTAGATAATGAAAACTCTTATGTTGTAAGAAAAGAACAAAGAAAAAAAATATCTTTCCCTGATCCTCAATATACTTGTGAATTGCTTGTTCCTGATTTACAAGGTGAGATTGAATTCTTGCAAGTAAATATGGAACCAAATAGAATAACTGAAGAGTTGATTCCCCACACTAAAGGTGGTGAAGAGTGTGATTATGTAATAGAAGGTGAGATTGTTGTTACTTTAAATGAAAAAGAGTTTGCCTTATCTCAGGGTGATTGTATAAGATTCAATCCTGAAATTCCACATAAAATAGAAAACAGAAGTTCAAAAAAAGCCTCTTATTTATCTGTAATTACTCCAGTTTCTTTTTAA
- a CDS encoding NAD(P)/FAD-dependent oxidoreductase — translation MFNIIKKNIVIIGGGYSGISLVEKISNNKDFEVTLINKNLYHLHQTDIHKYISGQCELEDISFNLEIYCKNIKINFIEAFVEDIEFKSKRVILNNNKNIKYDYLVIATGSASFFPKQIKNIQEYAADIKELNMLKEQRAKFLELLDSKEQGKNIAIIGGGLSGVEIALEFANVIKKRALSNKDCQISLIEQFPNVLPNMNSFLVNQTKKACDKLNIKRYHGAFVNEVKDKKIYLSDSTEIPFDMVLFLIGVSSEKLSNDESAQTNIKNQFVVDEYLRLANHEEVFVMGDVAETKDKNGNYVLPTAQIAKLHANIVAENLLNSIEGNLLIKNKSQTKGVMVDLANKNTVGIVLGIKVKGFIAYFLKRYISKRHTKIFNY, via the coding sequence ATGTTTAATATCATTAAAAAGAATATTGTAATTATAGGTGGTGGTTATAGTGGTATTTCCTTGGTTGAGAAAATCAGTAACAATAAAGATTTTGAAGTAACTTTAATAAATAAAAATCTATATCATTTACATCAAACTGATATTCATAAATATATAAGTGGACAATGTGAATTGGAAGATATATCTTTTAACTTAGAAATATATTGCAAAAATATAAAGATCAATTTTATTGAAGCTTTTGTAGAAGATATTGAGTTTAAAAGTAAAAGAGTAATTTTAAACAATAACAAAAATATAAAATATGATTATTTAGTTATTGCAACAGGAAGTGCTTCATTCTTCCCAAAACAAATAAAAAATATCCAAGAATATGCAGCTGATATAAAAGAACTAAATATGCTAAAAGAACAAAGAGCAAAATTTTTAGAACTTTTAGATTCAAAAGAGCAAGGCAAAAATATTGCAATCATTGGTGGTGGATTATCTGGTGTTGAGATTGCTTTAGAATTTGCAAACGTGATTAAAAAAAGAGCTTTATCAAATAAAGATTGTCAAATTTCTTTAATTGAACAATTCCCCAATGTCTTGCCAAATATGAACTCTTTTTTAGTAAATCAAACAAAAAAAGCATGCGATAAACTAAATATCAAAAGATATCATGGGGCATTTGTTAATGAAGTGAAAGACAAGAAGATTTATTTAAGTGATTCTACTGAAATTCCATTTGATATGGTACTTTTTTTAATAGGAGTTTCTAGTGAAAAATTATCAAATGATGAAAGTGCACAAACAAATATTAAAAATCAATTTGTAGTTGATGAATATTTACGACTTGCAAATCATGAAGAGGTTTTTGTTATGGGAGATGTGGCAGAAACTAAAGATAAAAATGGAAATTATGTTTTACCAACAGCACAAATAGCAAAATTGCATGCAAATATAGTTGCAGAGAATTTATTAAATTCTATAGAAGGTAACTTATTAATTAAAAATAAATCACAGACAAAAGGAGTTATGGTAGATTTGGCAAATAAAAATACAGTAGGAATAGTTTTAGGTATAAAAGTAAAGGGCTTCATAGCTTACTTTTTAAAAAGATATATAAGTAAAAGACACACAAAAATATTTAATTATTAA